In Kitasatospora sp. NBC_00240, the following are encoded in one genomic region:
- a CDS encoding phosphatidylglycerol lysyltransferase domain-containing protein, with amino-acid sequence MWQALVDTYRERIIDSGRQPLFLLLIGLIGSFLFIRFSVRMIRRGTSWWPGNVSPGGLHIHHVVFGQALMVIAGVGSFTVRGCGEAPWDILGLAFGIGCGLVLDEFALVLHLEDVYWKEQGRKSVDAVILAVAIIGLLLVGELPLGGFKRHLTAGQLVVAAVLLALVVVSLLKGKLWTGLIGLMVPLFPLVGAIRLARPQSPWARWRYRSRPKRLARAERRDARIHQRIVRFKTSAYNVLAGAPDRAPGSEAPPAVEAVPAPVPAPGPLPEPPPARAPEPGPAPAPLRPLPPWRARCALAAEWYLRAAAVLNLLAAPIAPFRDRVQRVNSGEYFTPVLMTAGFTAALFAGLLAVMLRRRKRAAWIVATTVVGLYTAIFVLAMVLLPEDRAHPFNWISVVLSLGVLAALVLGRPAYRVRGQHGNVALGLGVLIGGAIVVTALGALLVRLAAPGQIPPSWGASFLYASLRLFTVSGIVLDTGIDVAGWVDLTLNILGAVLFLFVLRVFFRSPRGRVRMGDEDERRLRDLLERQGERDSLGYFALRRDKSVCWSPSGKAAVLYRVVFGVALASGDPVGDPEAWPQAIEEWRTAARANAWVPAVTGASEQAGTAYGRAGLKALEFGDEAVVEVAGFSLEGRQMRPLRQAYNRVRKSGYRVVARRHRDIPAAELETLVRLADAWRHGRTERGFSMALGRLGDPADGDCLMLECRDENDRVCALLSFVPWGGHGLSLDLMRRDRESDNGLVEYLVTELLLSAARGELPVDRVSLNFAMFRSVFEQGGRLGAGPVLRLWRWVLLLFSRWWQLESLYRANAKYQPAWQPRFLLYERSSELFAIVAANAAAEGFVTRPRLVGPKLPWTRD; translated from the coding sequence ATGTGGCAGGCGCTGGTCGACACCTATCGGGAGCGGATCATCGACAGCGGCCGCCAGCCGCTCTTCCTGCTGCTGATCGGCCTGATCGGCTCCTTCCTGTTCATCCGTTTCAGCGTCCGGATGATCCGCCGCGGTACCAGCTGGTGGCCCGGCAACGTCAGTCCCGGCGGGCTGCACATCCATCACGTGGTGTTCGGCCAGGCCCTGATGGTGATCGCCGGCGTCGGCTCGTTCACCGTCCGGGGCTGCGGCGAGGCGCCCTGGGACATCCTCGGCCTGGCCTTCGGCATCGGCTGCGGGCTGGTGCTGGACGAGTTCGCGCTGGTCCTGCACCTGGAGGACGTGTACTGGAAGGAACAGGGCCGCAAGTCCGTGGACGCGGTGATCCTGGCGGTCGCCATCATCGGCCTGCTGCTGGTCGGCGAGCTGCCGCTGGGCGGCTTCAAGCGGCACCTGACGGCCGGGCAGCTGGTCGTCGCCGCGGTACTTCTGGCCCTGGTCGTGGTCAGCCTGCTCAAGGGCAAGCTGTGGACCGGCCTGATCGGCCTGATGGTCCCGCTGTTCCCGCTGGTCGGCGCGATCCGGCTGGCCCGGCCGCAGAGCCCGTGGGCGCGCTGGCGCTACCGCAGCCGGCCCAAGCGGCTGGCCCGGGCCGAACGCCGGGACGCCCGGATCCACCAGCGGATCGTCCGCTTCAAGACCTCCGCCTACAACGTGCTGGCCGGCGCCCCCGACCGGGCCCCCGGCAGCGAGGCCCCGCCGGCCGTCGAGGCCGTACCCGCACCCGTACCGGCACCCGGGCCGCTGCCCGAACCGCCACCCGCGCGCGCGCCCGAGCCGGGCCCGGCCCCCGCACCGCTGCGCCCGCTGCCGCCCTGGCGGGCCCGCTGCGCGCTGGCCGCCGAGTGGTACCTGCGGGCGGCCGCGGTGCTCAACCTGCTCGCCGCCCCGATCGCGCCGTTCCGCGACCGGGTCCAGCGGGTCAACTCCGGCGAGTACTTCACCCCCGTCCTGATGACGGCCGGCTTCACCGCCGCGCTCTTCGCCGGCCTGCTCGCCGTCATGCTGCGCCGCCGCAAACGGGCCGCCTGGATCGTCGCCACCACCGTGGTCGGCCTCTACACGGCGATCTTCGTGCTGGCGATGGTGCTGCTCCCCGAGGACCGCGCCCACCCGTTCAACTGGATCTCGGTCGTCCTGAGCCTCGGCGTGCTGGCCGCGCTGGTGCTGGGCCGGCCGGCCTACCGGGTCCGCGGCCAGCACGGCAACGTGGCGCTCGGCCTCGGCGTGCTGATCGGCGGCGCGATCGTGGTCACCGCGCTGGGTGCGCTGCTGGTGCGGCTCGCCGCGCCCGGGCAGATCCCGCCGAGCTGGGGCGCGAGCTTCCTGTACGCGTCGCTGCGGCTGTTCACCGTCTCCGGCATCGTCCTGGACACCGGGATCGACGTGGCCGGCTGGGTGGACCTCACCCTCAACATCCTCGGCGCGGTGCTCTTCCTGTTCGTGCTGCGGGTGTTCTTCCGCTCCCCGCGCGGCCGGGTCCGGATGGGGGACGAGGACGAGCGGCGGCTGCGCGACCTGCTGGAGCGGCAGGGCGAGCGCGACTCGCTCGGCTACTTCGCGCTGCGCCGGGACAAGTCCGTCTGCTGGTCGCCGTCCGGCAAGGCGGCCGTGCTCTACCGGGTGGTCTTCGGGGTGGCGCTGGCCTCCGGCGACCCGGTCGGCGACCCCGAGGCATGGCCGCAGGCGATCGAGGAATGGCGGACGGCGGCCCGGGCCAACGCCTGGGTGCCGGCCGTCACCGGGGCGAGCGAGCAGGCCGGCACCGCGTACGGACGGGCCGGTCTGAAGGCGCTGGAGTTCGGCGACGAGGCGGTGGTCGAGGTGGCCGGCTTCAGCCTGGAGGGCCGGCAGATGCGCCCGCTGCGGCAGGCGTACAACCGGGTCCGCAAGTCCGGCTACCGGGTGGTGGCGCGCCGGCACCGCGACATCCCGGCGGCGGAGCTGGAGACCCTGGTGCGGCTGGCCGACGCCTGGCGGCACGGCCGGACCGAACGGGGTTTCTCGATGGCGCTCGGCCGGCTCGGCGACCCCGCCGACGGCGACTGCCTGATGCTGGAGTGCCGGGACGAGAACGACCGCGTCTGCGCCCTGCTGAGCTTCGTCCCCTGGGGCGGGCACGGGCTCTCGCTCGACCTGATGCGCCGCGACCGGGAGTCCGACAACGGTCTGGTCGAGTACCTGGTCACCGAGCTGCTGCTGAGCGCGGCGCGCGGTGAACTACCGGTCGACCGGGTCTCGCTGAACTTCGCGATGTTCCGCTCGGTCTTCGAGCAGGGCGGCCGGCTCGGCGCCGGCCCGGTGCTGCGGCTCTGGCGCTGGGTCCTGCTGCTGTTCTCCCGCTGGTGGCAGCTGGAGTCGCTGTACCGGGCGAACGCCAAGTACCAGCCGGCCTGGCAGCCGCGGTTCCTGCTGTACGAGCGCTCCTCGGAGCTGTTCGCGATCGTGGCGGCCAACGCCGCCGCCGAGGGCTTCGTCACCCGGCCCCGGCTGGTCGGGCCCAAGCTGCCGTGGACGCGCGACTGA
- a CDS encoding response regulator transcription factor — translation MATVLVVEDDPFVRSALIRHLSDSGHAVRSVGTALEALREVAQVGCDLVILDLGLPDLDGSEALKMIRGLTNVPVIISTARDDEAEIVRLLNDGADDYLVKPFSGEHLSARMAAVLRRLGGGTAPAAKILRVGGLAIDLQRREAVLDGRTLDLTRREFDLLAFLAARPGVVVPRKEILAEVWRQTYGGDQTIDVHLSWLRRKLGETASSPRYLHTVRGVGVRLEAAGQAPGPTSAEHRR, via the coding sequence ATGGCAACAGTGCTCGTGGTCGAGGACGACCCCTTTGTACGCTCCGCCCTCATCCGGCACCTGTCCGACTCGGGGCACGCGGTCCGCAGCGTGGGTACCGCTCTTGAGGCCCTGCGCGAGGTCGCCCAGGTCGGCTGCGACCTGGTGATCCTGGACCTCGGGCTGCCCGACCTGGACGGCAGCGAGGCGCTCAAGATGATCCGCGGCCTGACCAACGTCCCGGTGATCATCTCCACCGCCCGGGACGACGAGGCCGAGATCGTCCGACTGCTCAACGACGGCGCCGACGACTACCTGGTGAAGCCCTTCTCCGGGGAGCACCTGTCCGCCCGGATGGCCGCCGTGCTGCGCCGGCTCGGCGGCGGCACCGCCCCCGCGGCCAAGATCCTGCGGGTCGGCGGCCTCGCCATCGACCTGCAGCGCCGCGAAGCCGTCCTGGACGGGCGCACGCTCGACCTGACCCGGCGTGAGTTCGACCTGCTCGCCTTCCTGGCGGCCCGCCCCGGGGTCGTCGTCCCGCGCAAGGAGATCCTCGCCGAGGTCTGGCGGCAGACCTACGGCGGTGACCAGACCATCGACGTCCACCTCTCCTGGCTGCGCCGCAAGTTGGGCGAGACCGCCTCCAGCCCGCGCTACCTGCACACCGTCCGCGGGGTCGGCGTCCGGCTGGAGGCAGCCGGGCAGGCCCCCGGGCCGACCTCCGCGGAGCACCGGAGGTGA
- a CDS encoding Lrp/AsnC family transcriptional regulator yields MNDAIDALDGKLIRLLAEEPRIGVLECSRRLQVARGTVQARLDRLQAKGVIGGFGPEVDPAALGYPVTAFATLEISQGQGADVRAHLSAVPEVLELHTITGHGDMMVRIVARSNADLQRVIDRVVGFDGIVRSSTAIALENPVPYRILPLVDQAAAE; encoded by the coding sequence CTGAACGACGCGATCGACGCCCTGGACGGGAAACTGATCAGGCTGCTGGCGGAGGAGCCGCGGATCGGGGTGCTGGAGTGCTCGCGCCGGCTCCAGGTCGCCCGCGGCACGGTGCAGGCCCGGCTGGACCGGCTGCAGGCCAAGGGGGTGATCGGCGGATTCGGCCCGGAGGTGGACCCGGCGGCGCTCGGCTACCCGGTCACGGCCTTCGCCACCCTGGAGATCTCCCAGGGCCAGGGCGCCGACGTACGCGCCCACCTGTCGGCCGTCCCCGAGGTGCTGGAACTGCACACCATCACCGGCCACGGGGACATGATGGTGCGGATCGTGGCCCGTTCCAACGCCGATCTGCAGCGGGTGATCGACCGGGTGGTGGGCTTCGACGGGATCGTCCGCTCCTCCACCGCCATCGCCCTGGAGAATCCGGTGCCGTACCGGATCCTGCCGCTGGTGGACCAGGCCGCCGCGGAGTGA
- a CDS encoding ribbon-helix-helix protein, CopG family, which translates to MNLRLTEEQQEALRERAEVEGRSMHAVVVRAIERYLDEGTDREAVRKLGAKYAARHSDLLRRLGE; encoded by the coding sequence ATGAATCTGCGACTGACCGAGGAACAGCAGGAGGCCCTCCGCGAGCGGGCCGAGGTGGAGGGCCGCAGCATGCACGCGGTGGTCGTCCGGGCGATCGAGCGCTACCTGGACGAGGGCACCGACCGCGAGGCCGTGCGCAAGCTCGGCGCCAAGTACGCCGCCCGCCACTCCGATCTGCTGCGAAGGCTCGGGGAATGA
- a CDS encoding TM2 domain-containing protein: MSYPQNNAQQSDKSKVVAGVLQILLGYLGAGRFYTGHIGLGIAQLLTCGGLGVWSLIDGILFLTSNDRTDAQGRLLKS, encoded by the coding sequence GTGTCGTACCCCCAGAACAACGCCCAGCAGTCCGACAAGTCCAAGGTCGTCGCGGGCGTCCTGCAGATCCTCCTTGGCTACCTCGGCGCCGGCCGTTTCTACACCGGTCACATCGGTCTTGGTATCGCCCAGCTGCTGACCTGCGGCGGCCTCGGCGTCTGGTCCCTGATCGACGGCATCCTCTTCCTCACCAGCAACGACCGCACCGACGCCCAGGGTCGTCTGCTGAAGAGCTGA
- a CDS encoding S16 family serine protease, which yields MPDLKLPPALTAPRTRALTLCGALVTALFGVAAFVPLPYTLTMPGVTADTLGDYQGQPVITITGAPVRPTDGQLRMVTISATNQDERTSLWRALQAWADPDEAVRPTDSVYPKSDPVKSEQVNAQQMTESQDSATVAALDYLHLSPAQVKVSIDLGDIGGPSAGQMLALGIVDKLGGDGGSLTAGRTIAGTGTIDDQGNVGAVGGVPLKTQAAARDGATVFLVPKGECSDARVNTPEGLRLVPVSTLAESVSALKALRDGGDVPSC from the coding sequence GTGCCCGACCTGAAGCTGCCCCCCGCCCTGACCGCCCCCCGGACGCGCGCGCTGACGCTGTGCGGCGCGCTCGTCACCGCGCTGTTCGGCGTGGCGGCCTTCGTGCCGCTGCCGTACACGCTCACCATGCCCGGCGTCACGGCGGACACCCTGGGCGACTACCAGGGGCAGCCGGTGATCACCATCACCGGGGCGCCCGTGCGCCCGACCGACGGACAGCTGCGGATGGTCACCATCTCGGCCACCAACCAGGACGAGCGGACCAGCCTCTGGCGGGCCCTGCAGGCCTGGGCGGACCCGGACGAGGCGGTCCGGCCGACCGACTCGGTCTACCCCAAGTCCGACCCGGTGAAGTCCGAGCAGGTCAACGCCCAGCAGATGACCGAGTCGCAGGACAGTGCCACGGTCGCCGCGCTGGACTACCTGCACCTCTCGCCGGCCCAGGTGAAGGTCAGCATCGACCTGGGCGACATCGGCGGGCCCAGCGCCGGGCAGATGCTGGCCCTGGGCATCGTCGACAAGCTCGGCGGCGACGGCGGCAGCCTCACGGCCGGCCGGACCATCGCCGGCACCGGCACCATCGACGACCAGGGCAACGTGGGCGCGGTCGGCGGTGTGCCGCTGAAGACCCAGGCGGCGGCGCGGGACGGCGCCACGGTGTTCCTGGTGCCCAAGGGCGAGTGCTCGGACGCCCGGGTGAACACCCCCGAGGGGCTCCGGCTGGTGCCGGTCTCCACGCTCGCCGAGTCGGTCTCGGCGCTCAAGGCGCTGCGGGACGGCGGGGACGTACCGAGCTGCTGA
- a CDS encoding class F sortase: MLHDGGRTLPPLPGAGQRMAGFGPVSVVPPLDASTPTRIRIPAVRLDAPVTGLGLDGSGHLEPPPETDRNLAGWYRGAVTPGQRGTAILAGHVDTRSGPAVFYSLGALHQGDRIEIARADDSTAVFQIYAIEVYDKQEFPDDRVYGQAGDAQLRLITCGGGFSERDGYRGNVVAYAFLVDTARGRRA; encoded by the coding sequence ATGCTGCACGACGGCGGGCGCACCCTGCCGCCGCTGCCGGGCGCCGGGCAGCGGATGGCGGGCTTCGGGCCGGTCAGTGTGGTGCCGCCGCTGGACGCCTCCACCCCGACCCGGATCAGGATCCCGGCGGTCCGGCTGGACGCCCCCGTCACCGGGCTGGGCCTGGACGGCTCGGGGCACCTGGAGCCCCCGCCGGAGACGGACCGCAATCTGGCCGGCTGGTACCGGGGCGCCGTCACCCCCGGGCAGCGCGGCACCGCGATCCTGGCCGGGCACGTCGACACCCGCAGCGGCCCGGCGGTCTTCTACAGCCTGGGCGCCCTGCACCAGGGCGACCGGATCGAGATCGCCCGGGCGGACGACAGCACGGCGGTCTTCCAGATCTACGCGATCGAGGTCTACGACAAGCAGGAGTTCCCCGACGACCGGGTGTACGGCCAGGCGGGCGACGCGCAGCTGCGGCTGATCACCTGCGGCGGCGGCTTCAGCGAGCGGGACGGCTACCGGGGCAATGTCGTGGCGTACGCGTTCCTGGTGGACACCGCGCGGGGCAGACGGGCATGA
- a CDS encoding DUF2752 domain-containing protein: MSSSRPAREPRSLRPGDRTRGGGFAVPAAVRLRTAAAPLGLAAAGAAGAAYLWSRDPHLPGQWLPFCPWYRLTGLQCPGCGGTRMAFDLLHGDLAAAWQDNAALLLALPAVAALYVTWLRHGLAGRSWRPALGRRGTAAVLGVAVLWTIARNLL, encoded by the coding sequence ATGAGCTCCTCGCGCCCCGCGCGCGAGCCGCGATCCCTCCGCCCCGGTGACCGTACCCGGGGCGGAGGCTTCGCCGTTCCCGCGGCCGTGCGGCTGCGCACCGCGGCCGCGCCGCTCGGGCTGGCCGCCGCCGGCGCCGCCGGGGCGGCCTACCTCTGGTCGCGCGATCCGCACCTGCCGGGGCAGTGGCTGCCGTTCTGCCCCTGGTACCGGCTCACCGGCCTGCAGTGCCCCGGCTGCGGCGGCACCCGGATGGCCTTCGACCTGCTGCACGGCGATCTCGCGGCGGCCTGGCAGGACAACGCGGCGCTGCTGCTCGCGCTCCCCGCGGTGGCCGCGCTGTACGTCACCTGGCTGCGGCACGGCCTGGCCGGGCGGAGCTGGCGGCCGGCGCTGGGGCGCCGGGGAACGGCCGCGGTCCTCGGGGTGGCCGTGCTGTGGACGATCGCCCGCAATCTGCTCTGA
- a CDS encoding SsgA family sporulation/cell division regulator, which yields MLTPAVEQLVQARLVISTRRSALLHVTLRYRADDPLAVRMLFPAEYSLDATGPAEGPAGPEVTWVFARQLLAAGLTGPAGIGDVHVRPALGPQTTVELRAAEGVALLRFDTADLRYFLRQSFLAVPEGEEHRHLDADRALAELLG from the coding sequence GTGCTCACCCCCGCCGTCGAGCAGCTCGTCCAGGCCCGCCTCGTCATCTCCACCCGGCGCTCCGCGCTGCTCCACGTCACCCTGCGCTACCGCGCCGACGACCCGCTGGCCGTCCGGATGCTCTTCCCCGCCGAGTACTCGCTGGACGCGACCGGGCCGGCGGAGGGGCCGGCCGGCCCCGAGGTGACCTGGGTCTTCGCCCGGCAACTGCTCGCCGCCGGGCTCACCGGGCCGGCCGGGATCGGGGACGTCCACGTCCGGCCCGCGCTCGGCCCGCAGACCACGGTCGAGCTGCGCGCCGCCGAAGGGGTCGCCCTGCTCCGGTTCGACACGGCCGACCTGCGGTACTTCCTCCGGCAGAGCTTCCTGGCCGTCCCCGAGGGCGAGGAGCACCGGCACCTGGACGCCGACCGGGCGCTGGCCGAGCTGCTCGGCTGA
- a CDS encoding VOC family protein produces the protein MTEIAAEHATVHTFPTRTRTDMGPGRGAGYDLAREIGPDAEPRTRPGGHPGNAPGTAPAPGVTATGATDDDAGPLPGGRTDAVVFVVRDAERAARRYLDLLGLSCSAYAGPDTGEPETVSYVLQGPGSRFVLTSVVQVIGERGRTLAAHLVTHGEGVVDLSVAVPDVHYAYDFAVDRGARSYAEPYETQDRHGTVLLAVIGAPGGIRHTLVDRSRYTGPYLPGFVAPAAGRIVRTGASSTD, from the coding sequence ATGACCGAGATCGCCGCCGAACACGCCACCGTGCACACCTTCCCCACCCGTACCCGCACCGACATGGGGCCGGGCCGAGGGGCCGGGTACGACCTGGCCCGGGAGATCGGCCCGGACGCCGAGCCCCGGACCCGCCCGGGGGGACACCCCGGGAACGCTCCCGGCACGGCCCCGGCGCCCGGCGTGACGGCGACCGGCGCGACCGACGACGACGCCGGGCCCCTGCCGGGCGGCCGTACCGACGCGGTGGTCTTCGTCGTCCGGGACGCCGAACGGGCCGCCCGGCGCTACCTCGACCTGCTCGGCCTCAGCTGCAGCGCCTACGCCGGGCCGGACACCGGCGAGCCGGAGACCGTCTCCTACGTACTGCAGGGGCCCGGCAGCAGATTCGTCCTCACCTCGGTCGTCCAGGTGATCGGCGAGCGCGGCCGCACCCTGGCCGCCCACCTGGTCACGCACGGCGAGGGCGTGGTCGACCTCTCCGTCGCCGTGCCCGACGTCCACTACGCCTACGACTTCGCCGTCGACCGGGGCGCCCGCTCCTACGCCGAGCCGTACGAGACGCAGGACCGCCACGGGACGGTGCTGCTCGCCGTCATCGGCGCGCCCGGCGGCATCCGGCACACCCTGGTCGACCGCTCCCGGTACACCGGCCCCTACCTGCCCGGGTTCGTCGCCCCGGCGGCCGGACGGATCGTCAGAACCGGTGCGAGCAGCACGGATTGA
- a CDS encoding DEAD/DEAH box helicase — MSPLFSDAVEPHAPVRPAAAGAPSHHLSPAFPGRAPWGTAGKLRAWQQGALDRYIEKQPRDFLAVATPGAGKTTFALTLASYLLHNHLVQQITVIAPTEHLKKQWAEAAARIGIRLDPAYSSGPLSKDYHGIVVTYAGVGVNPMLHRNRTEARKTLVIMDEIHHAGDSKSWGEACFEAFEPATRRLALTGTPFRSDTNPIPFVQYEAGSDGIRKSVADYTYGYGHALADHVVRPVIFLSYSGNMRWRTKSGDELEARLGEPMTKDLIAQAWRTALAPQGEWIPNVLRAADKRLTEVRKAIPDAGGLVIATDQNAARAYAKMIREITGEGATVVLSDETEASQRISDFAAGASRWMVAVRMVSEGVDVPRLAVGVYATSISTPLFFAQAVGRFVRARKRGETASVFLPSVPTLLGFANEMELQRDHVLDRPKKEGDGLFDEEDRLLAEAERANDGPDGAGGDEFSYEAIGSDAVFDRVLYNAMEFGMQAHPGSEEEDDYLGIPGLLEPDQVQMLLQKRQHRQIQRSKAKPAEEADLLELPADQRPVVTHQELRDLRKELNGLVAGWHHRTNQPHGTIHNELRRQCGGPLTAQATANQLKARIAKVKEWAA; from the coding sequence ATGTCGCCCCTGTTCTCCGACGCGGTCGAGCCGCACGCACCGGTCCGCCCGGCTGCCGCGGGGGCTCCGTCGCACCACCTCTCGCCGGCCTTCCCCGGACGCGCGCCCTGGGGCACGGCGGGCAAGCTGCGAGCCTGGCAGCAGGGTGCCCTCGACCGGTACATCGAGAAGCAGCCCCGGGACTTCCTGGCCGTCGCGACCCCCGGCGCCGGTAAGACCACCTTCGCCCTCACCCTGGCCTCGTACCTGCTGCACAACCACCTGGTGCAACAGATCACCGTCATCGCGCCGACCGAGCACCTGAAGAAGCAGTGGGCCGAGGCGGCCGCCCGGATAGGCATCAGGCTCGACCCGGCGTACTCCTCGGGCCCGCTGTCGAAGGACTACCACGGCATCGTGGTCACCTACGCGGGCGTGGGCGTCAACCCGATGCTGCACCGCAACCGCACCGAGGCCCGCAAGACGCTGGTCATCATGGACGAGATCCACCACGCCGGTGACTCGAAGTCCTGGGGCGAGGCCTGCTTCGAGGCCTTCGAGCCGGCCACCCGCCGGCTCGCGCTGACCGGTACGCCGTTCCGCTCCGACACCAATCCGATCCCGTTCGTCCAGTACGAGGCGGGCAGCGACGGCATCCGCAAGTCCGTCGCCGACTACACCTACGGCTACGGGCACGCCCTCGCCGACCACGTCGTGCGACCGGTGATCTTCCTCTCCTACAGCGGCAACATGCGCTGGCGCACCAAGTCCGGCGACGAGCTGGAGGCCCGGCTCGGCGAGCCGATGACCAAGGACCTGATCGCCCAGGCCTGGCGCACCGCGCTGGCGCCGCAGGGCGAGTGGATCCCGAACGTGCTGCGGGCCGCCGACAAGCGGCTCACCGAAGTGCGCAAGGCCATCCCGGACGCCGGCGGGCTGGTCATCGCGACCGACCAGAACGCGGCCCGCGCCTACGCCAAGATGATCCGCGAGATCACCGGCGAGGGCGCGACCGTCGTGCTCTCCGACGAGACCGAGGCCTCCCAACGGATCTCCGACTTCGCGGCCGGCGCCTCCCGCTGGATGGTCGCCGTCCGCATGGTCTCCGAGGGCGTCGACGTGCCCCGGCTCGCCGTCGGCGTGTACGCCACCTCGATCTCCACCCCGCTGTTCTTCGCCCAGGCCGTCGGCCGTTTCGTCCGGGCCCGCAAGCGCGGCGAGACCGCGTCGGTGTTCCTGCCGTCCGTCCCGACCCTGCTCGGCTTCGCCAACGAGATGGAGCTCCAGCGCGACCACGTGCTGGACCGGCCGAAGAAGGAGGGCGACGGCCTCTTCGACGAGGAGGACCGCCTGCTCGCCGAGGCCGAGCGCGCCAACGACGGGCCGGACGGCGCCGGCGGCGACGAGTTCTCCTACGAGGCGATCGGCTCGGACGCGGTCTTCGACCGGGTGCTCTACAACGCCATGGAATTCGGCATGCAGGCGCACCCGGGCAGCGAGGAGGAGGACGACTACCTCGGCATCCCCGGCCTGCTCGAACCCGACCAGGTGCAGATGCTGCTGCAGAAGCGCCAGCACCGGCAGATCCAGCGCAGCAAGGCCAAGCCCGCCGAGGAGGCGGACCTGCTGGAACTCCCCGCCGACCAGCGGCCGGTGGTGACCCATCAGGAACTGCGGGATCTGCGCAAGGAGCTCAACGGGCTGGTCGCCGGCTGGCACCACCGGACCAACCAGCCGCACGGCACCATCCACAACGAGCTGCGCCGCCAGTGCGGCGGGCCGCTCACCGCGCAGGCGACGGCCAATCAGCTCAAGGCCAGGATCGCCAAGGTCAAGGAGTGGGCGGCCTGA
- a CDS encoding IclR family transcriptional regulator, translating into MTAETSQTLDRGVRVLKLLADSERGLTVTELAARLAVNRTVVYRLLATLEQHGLVRRDIGGRARVGLGVLRLAHRVHPLLREAALPALRSLAEDLGATAHLTLVDGNEALAVAVVEPSWTDFHVAYRTGLRHPLSESAAGRAILEARGFPGQRRPEDGFVITRAEEQSGASGAAAALVGLSGIEGSVGVVMLNGLVPERVGPRVVEAATEVADALR; encoded by the coding sequence GTGACTGCCGAGACCTCCCAAACCCTGGACCGAGGAGTACGGGTCCTCAAACTGCTCGCCGACTCGGAGCGCGGGCTGACCGTCACCGAGCTGGCGGCCCGCCTCGCGGTCAACCGCACCGTCGTCTACCGGCTGCTCGCCACCCTGGAGCAGCACGGGCTGGTCCGCCGTGACATCGGCGGCCGGGCCCGGGTCGGCCTCGGTGTCCTGCGGCTCGCCCACCGGGTGCACCCGCTGCTGCGCGAGGCCGCCCTGCCCGCCCTGCGCAGCCTCGCCGAGGACCTCGGAGCCACCGCCCACCTGACCCTGGTGGACGGCAACGAGGCGCTCGCCGTGGCCGTGGTCGAACCCAGCTGGACGGACTTCCACGTCGCCTACCGGACCGGGCTGCGCCACCCGCTGAGCGAGAGCGCGGCCGGTCGGGCGATCCTGGAGGCCCGGGGCTTCCCCGGCCAGCGCAGGCCCGAGGACGGGTTCGTGATCACCCGTGCGGAGGAGCAGTCCGGCGCCAGCGGCGCCGCCGCCGCGCTGGTCGGGCTGAGCGGCATCGAGGGCAGCGTCGGCGTGGTGATGCTCAACGGACTCGTCCCCGAGCGGGTCGGCCCCCGGGTGGTCGAGGCCGCCACCGAGGTCGCCGACGCGCTGCGCTGA
- a CDS encoding type II toxin-antitoxin system death-on-curing family toxin: MKYLSVMEILELAEYACQEQEVGVRDLGLLSSAAHRPESQMFGVEAYPGLFEKAAALLHSLAINHPFVDGNKRTAWMSAVVFLDLNGAEMTGIDQDAAYLLVVGVAAGEIGDVEAIAEQLRALHQGQS, encoded by the coding sequence ATGAAGTACCTGAGCGTGATGGAGATCCTGGAGCTCGCCGAGTACGCCTGCCAGGAGCAGGAGGTCGGCGTCCGCGACCTCGGCCTGCTGTCCTCCGCGGCGCACCGGCCGGAGTCCCAGATGTTCGGCGTCGAGGCGTACCCCGGGCTGTTCGAGAAGGCGGCCGCGCTGCTGCACTCGCTGGCGATCAACCACCCCTTCGTCGACGGCAACAAACGGACGGCCTGGATGAGCGCGGTGGTCTTCCTCGACCTCAACGGGGCCGAGATGACCGGCATCGACCAGGACGCCGCATACCTGCTGGTGGTGGGCGTCGCGGCCGGCGAGATCGGCGACGTGGAGGCCATCGCGGAACAGCTGCGGGCACTCCACCAGGGGCAGTCCTGA